Genomic window (Agrobacterium larrymoorei):
TATTCCGGGCCGGAAGGCTCACGGGACTTCAGATAGGCGGTCACGTCGGGGCTTAGCGCTGCAAGCTTCAAAACCGGGGCGAGATTAACCGTCTTGCGCTTGAAGTCATGATAGCCAGAGAGTTTGTTCGGATCGACACGACCACGGGTCGTATCCTGTACATAGCCCAGAACCTTCGCAGACAAAGCAAGCTCGAACTGCATCATCGCGCGGTTGACTGGCTTGACCTCGTTTTCCGTGACGCTGACCGTCTGGACTTCTGCCTGCGGCTCATCGGCAATGCTTGCGGTCACGTCCAATGAGGGCGCCGAAATGCTGTAATCCGCCGGATCCAGCCCGCTGTCGCCCACCGTTTCAAAGAAAGCGAGGACGGCGGAAGCGCGTTCGTTGATATCGCCGTTGGAAACCCAGATCGGTTTTGCGCCACTGGCGTAGTAAGCCTCGAGCGCCTTGGCGATTTCGGGCGTTGCGGAGATCTTAACGCCAGCGTAGTCCGCACCGAACTTCGACGTATCGACTGCGCGCGTGCCATCCGCCTTGTAGGTATAGTAGCGGGGACCGGAAATGCGCGGCGTCGGCTCTGGATCTATATCGCGGCCAGCAGGCGCGCTTTGCTGGACGACGCCCGGAAGGGCACGATCCTGTCTTTCGCGCTCGATTTTACCGGGACCGCCACGAAGTAGATCCATAAGGGTGATGGCGCTGGCTGGTGCGGGAATGCCCGCAGAGACGGAAACACCGAGAGCCAGTATAAACGCCGCCGATTTTTTTCCTGAAGTGATCTGCAATTTAGTCCTCATTGCGTCCAGCGCCGTGATCCATCGAAGCGCGCGTAAAAACATTGTTTGTCTAGCCGATTGGCCTTCGCTTGAAAAGAAAACGCGCAAAGTCCGATCTCGTGCCAGAATCGTCCTGCCCTTTGGCAAAAAAAAGTCCGGCAATCTCCTTAATTTTTGGCAGGAATAGTTAAATTTCTCTTTAATTTCGAAGCATTGCGGCAAGATGTTTTTTTACCAGTCAGGCATGCCGCGCCATGGAATTGTCGGTTTTTCGGACGTTACCCAAAAGTCACGCCAATTGACTTTCGAATGTGCGGCAAAATCTGAGGTCCCGCGGCGAGTGAGGCTTTCCAGAGTTGCGGGATAGCTCTATATGTCGGCCCGCGCGCAAGACGAGCTCAAACCGCCGCCTTGCCAACGAACACAATGGAGAGGCACGCACGATGACAGCCACACGCACGGAAACCGATACTTTTGGCCCGATCGAAGTCGCCAGCGATCGCTACTGGGGCGCGCAGGCCCAGCGCTCGCTCGGCAATTTCAAGATCGGCTGGGAAAAGCAGCCCACCTCCGTTATTCGTGCTCTCGGCATCGTCAAGCAGGCAGCTGCACGCGCCAATATGGCGCTGGGGGGTCTCGACGCGCAGCTCGCCGAGACGATCATCAAGGCAGCTCAGGAAGTCATTGACGGCAAGCTCAACGAGCATTTTCCCCTCGTGGTCTGGCAGACCGGTTCGGGCACCCAGTCCAACATGAATGCCAATGAAGTGATCTCCAACCGGGCCATCGAAATGCTCGGCGGCGTGATGGGCTCAAAGAAGCCCGTTCACCCGAACGATCACGTCAACATGAGCCAGTCGTCCAACGACACCTATCCGACGGCCATGCATATCGCTTGCGCCGAGCAGATCGTTCACCACCTGCTGCCAAGCCTGAAACACCTTCATGCCGCGCTCGACAAGAAGGCGAAGGACTTCGCCCACATCATCAAGATCGGCCGCACCCATACACAGGATGCAACGCCTCTGACGCTCGGCCAGGAATTTTCCGGCTACGCCGCTCAGGTCGCTTCGTCGATCAAGCGCATTGAACTGACGCTCCCCGGCCTCTGCGAACTGGCACAGGGCGGCACCGCCGTCGGTACCGGCCTCAACGCTCCGGTCGGCTTTGCCGAAAAGGTTGCCGAAGAGATTGCCACCATCACAGGCCTGCCGTTCGTGACCGCGCCGAACAAGTTCGAAGCACTGGCAGCGCATGACTCGATGGTCTTCGCCCACGGCGCGATCAACGCGGCGGCTGCAGCACTTTTCAAGATCGCCAACGACATCCGCTTCCTCGGTTCTGGGCCACGCGCCGGTCTTGGCGAACTATCGCTGCCGGAAAACGAGCCCGGTTCCTCGATCATGCCAGGCAAGGTCAACCCGACCCAGTCCGAAGCACTCACCCAGGTCTGCGCCCACATCTTCGGCAACCAGGCCGCCATCACGTTTGCGGGATCGCAGGGCCACTTCGAGCTCAACGTCTATAATCCGATGATGGCCTATAACTTCCTGCAGTCCGTTCAGCTCTTGGGCGATGCAGCCGTGTCTTTCACCGACAATTGCGTGGTGGGTATCGAAGCGCGCGAAGACAACATCCGCAAGGGTGTGGAGAACTCGCTGATGCTGGTAACCGCGCTCAACACCAAGCTTGGCTATGATGCCTGCGCCAAGATTGCCAAGACCGCGCACAAGAACGGGACGACGCTGCGCGAAGAGGCTGTCGGCGGCGGATATCTGACGAATGAGGAGTTCGACCAATACGTCCGCCCGGAAAACATGATCGGGCCTAAATAATGACAATGGTCAGACAACGGGTCCGCTTCCGTTGTCTGACCACCTCATCTATTTCTGATCGGTCTTAAATACTGTTTACATTTACTAATTTTCGTAGATAAAACTTTGTGAGCCTTAAACTAGATTCCCTGCTCTCGCGTGAGTCTCGGAGACGGCTAAGCCAACCGACTTTTCCATGCAGCATCGACAATCAGTTGGGGAACTATTGTTGACGAAGCATCGGCCAGAATAAAATATTGGACGATCTGGGGACGCATCATGAGTACGGGACCAACACAAATTATGCCCGGCGCCGACGTGGCAAACCAGATCATGCATGCCATGCGCACCATGGGTATCTCGCCCATTCCCCGCAATTACAATCTATT
Coding sequences:
- the fumC gene encoding class II fumarate hydratase, which gives rise to MTATRTETDTFGPIEVASDRYWGAQAQRSLGNFKIGWEKQPTSVIRALGIVKQAAARANMALGGLDAQLAETIIKAAQEVIDGKLNEHFPLVVWQTGSGTQSNMNANEVISNRAIEMLGGVMGSKKPVHPNDHVNMSQSSNDTYPTAMHIACAEQIVHHLLPSLKHLHAALDKKAKDFAHIIKIGRTHTQDATPLTLGQEFSGYAAQVASSIKRIELTLPGLCELAQGGTAVGTGLNAPVGFAEKVAEEIATITGLPFVTAPNKFEALAAHDSMVFAHGAINAAAAALFKIANDIRFLGSGPRAGLGELSLPENEPGSSIMPGKVNPTQSEALTQVCAHIFGNQAAITFAGSQGHFELNVYNPMMAYNFLQSVQLLGDAAVSFTDNCVVGIEAREDNIRKGVENSLMLVTALNTKLGYDACAKIAKTAHKNGTTLREEAVGGGYLTNEEFDQYVRPENMIGPK